The bacterium region AAGCTCTGCTGCTTGAAAAACCAGAAAAGATTCGTCCCGGCATGTCAGCAACTGTTGATGTAATAACAGATAAAAGAGATAAAGCGCTGGTTATTTCCATTCAATGTGTTACAGTAAGGAAGCCTGTTGATAGAGAAAAGAAAGAACTTGGAAAAAATAAAAAGAGTGAAGAGATTAAAGATACAAAAAGTAAGGATAAAAAAATTAGAGTTGTATTTGTAGTTCATGACGGGATTGCCCGCCAGACTGAAGTCAAAACAGGTATATCAAGCGATACCCACTGGGAAGTGCTGAAGGGCTTAAAAGAGGGCGATGTGGTTGTCAGCGGAAGTTACCGTGTAATATCCAAAGATTTGGAAGATGGCGATAAAGTGAAGGTTGATAATTCTCTAAAGAAATATCAATCTGAAAAGAAATCGTAATAAATAAGAAAAATTGACAGGGAGTTTCAAGCTATGTTAATTGAGCTTAATCAGATATGCAAAGAGTATCATATTGGTCTGGAAACTGTTCGCGCTCTGCAGGATCTTGAACTTAAGATTGGCAAGGGTGAGTATGTTGCCATTATGGGCCCGTCAGGTTCGGGAAAGTCAACTTTGATGAATATTCTGGGGTGCCTTGATACTCCGAGTGACGGAGAATATCTGCTGAACAGTTCCAATGTAAGCACCATGGATGACAACCAGCTTGCCGAGATTCGTAACAGGGAGATAGGGTTTGTTTTTCAGACTTTTAATCTTCTTCCGAGAGCAACATCACTTCACAATGTTGAGCTGCCTCTTGTGTACAACGGGACTCCTGCTGTTCAGCGCAGGGAGATGGCGGAGTATGCTCTTGAGAGAGTTGGGTTGAAAGACAGAATGAAACATAAACCCAACGAACTTTCGGGAGGACAGAGGCAGAGAGTTGC contains the following coding sequences:
- a CDS encoding ABC transporter ATP-binding protein, producing MLIELNQICKEYHIGLETVRALQDLELKIGKGEYVAIMGPSGSGKSTLMNILGCLDTPSDGEYLLNSSNVSTMDDNQLAEIRNREIGFVFQTFNLLPRATSLHNVELPLVYNGTPAVQRREMAEYALERVGLKDRMKHKPNELSGGQRQRVAIARALVNNPSIILADEPTGNLDTRTGDEIMEIFETIHDDGNTVIMVTHEEYIAEHSDRIIRLRDGRIERDEAA